From Macrobrachium rosenbergii isolate ZJJX-2024 chromosome 55, ASM4041242v1, whole genome shotgun sequence, a single genomic window includes:
- the LOC136835770 gene encoding collagen alpha-1(I) chain-like — protein MRNGSGRVSDQQLWLLAGSTRPATPTPVTRAKTSRRRIPGDANRLEEAGATSSWDWSPPDPPHHRTDRAKTSRRRHLETRTPGRATTTQLGATEVVTGHATSRPRQEDQPPTIGGRPRNAGKGKPSPTRHTTGSTTPAKRSHRRHLETPNWSGRVSDQQLGDRWPPPTRPHHPGRPPPRGEPTPGGTRNGRRGERPAVGDWLVAHRTRHTTDRDRRRQEGAADTWRRPTGGKGERTTVEGLLAVPRPAPQPTRPGRRPREAANTWRRRQLGRVSDQQLGCWLATDPPHSIDHDHQPRGAGQHLETLNGRKGKRPAVGDAGPTGPATPPTGPPRQDQPLTPGDATGKGDITSWGIGGRHRPGHTTDRTQAETSRRQHQETRAGRASDYIHPDVTDPTPPTRPAADQTPLTPGDAQQAGKGERPAVGGCWPLPPTRHTANRDRRPRGAADFLETATGGKGERSPVGGLVSTDPPHHRHRPGQEEALFHYQETRNGEGQRTSTSWGTGGRHRTRPQPTGRDKSDQTPVYTWRRQNGLGRASDQQLGAAGRPPTHHRPSPHWPRPARRHLDTPNGRKGERPAVGAAGPTDPPHHRYD, from the exons ATGCGCAACGgttcgggaagggtgagcgaccagcagttgtgGCTGCTGGCcggctccacccgacccgccacaccaacGCCAGTGACCAGAGCCAAGACCAGCCGCCGACGCATACCTGGAGACGCCAACAGGTTAGAAGAGGCGGGAGCCACCAGCAGTTGGGACTGGTCGCCaccagacccgccacaccaccggaCAGACCGAGCCAAGAccagccgccgccgacacctggagacacgaaCGCCCGGAAGGGCGACGACCACTCAGTTGGGGGCTACAGAGGTCGTCACCGGACACGCCACATCACGACCGAGACAAGAGGACCAGCCGCCAACAATTGGTGGGAGACCACGCAACGCCGGGAAGGGCAAGCCATCacca acccgccacaccaccggcTCGACCACACCAGCCAAGAGGAGccaccgccgacacctggagacgcccaactggtcgggaagggtgagcgaccagcagttgggggaccgCTGGCCACCACCGACCCGGCCACACCACCCCGGCAGACCGCCGCCAAGAGGAGAGCCGACACCTGGTGGGACACGCAACGGGCGAaggggcgagcgaccagcagttggggactGGCTGGTCGCCCACCGGACCCGCCATACCACCGATAGGGACCGCCGGCGCCAAGAGggagccgccgacacctggagacgcccAACGGGCGGGAAGGGTGAGCGCACCACCGTTGAGGGACTGCTGGCCGTCCCAAGACCAGCACCACAACCGACAAGACCAGGCCGCAGACCAAGAGAAGCCGCCAACACCTGGAGACGCCGCCAGttgggaagggtgagcgaccagcagttgggctGCTGGCTGGCCACCGACCCGCCACACTCGATAGATCACGACCACCAGCCAAGAGGAGCCGGCCAACACCTGGAGACACTCAACGGGCGGAAGGgcaagcgaccagcagttggggatGCTGGCcccaccggacccgccacaccaccgacaggtcCACCGCGCCAAGACCAGCCGCTAACACCTGGAGACGCAACGGGGAAGGGCGACATCACCAGTTGGGGGATTGGTGGCCGCCACCGACCCGggcacaccaccgacaggacccaAGCCGAGACCAGCCGCCGACAACACCAGGAGACACGGGCAGGAAGGGCGAGCGACTACATCCACCCTGACGTCACCGACCCCACACCACCGACACGACCGGCCGCAGACCAGACGCCGCTAACACCTGGAGACGCCCAACAGGcggggaagggcgagcgaccagcagttgggggctgctggccgcttccaccgacccgccacaccgcCAACAGGGATCGCAGGCCGAGAGGAGCCGCCGACTTCCTGGAGACCGCAACGGGCGGAAAGGGCGAGCGATCACCAGTTGGGGGGCTGGTctccaccgacccgccacaccaccgacataGACCAGGGCAAGAGGAGGCGCTGTTTCATTACCAGGAGACACGCAACGGGGAAGGGCAGCGCACCAGCACCAGTTGGGGGACTGGTGGCCGCCACCGGACCCGCCCACAACCGACAGGACGAGACAAGAGTGACCAGACGCCGGTTTACACCTGGAGACGCCAGAACGGGTTAGGAAGGgcaagcgaccagcagttgggggctgctggccgcccacccacccaccacagGCCGAGTCCACACTGGCCAAGACCAGCCCGACGACACCTGGACACGCCCAACGGcaggaagggtgagcgaccagcagttggggctgctgggcccaccgacccgccacaccaccgatacgactgA